Genomic DNA from Prunus persica cultivar Lovell chromosome G1, Prunus_persica_NCBIv2, whole genome shotgun sequence:
cttgatcattaggatccacaataggttcaacactGTCCATTCTTGTGGCATTTGAAGATGAAGCATGGTCTAATTGTTCCCcatgaaggttccaaatgctatatgtctcaatcattccattccttactaaatgaaatccaacattttcaattgtctcccacaacgtgttattacacctcctacaaggacatcggattctagttgcacccgggttgtgtctacgtgcaaactcaataaaatcctcgatccCAAGAAGGTGATGACTGGTCCAATGTACATTCTTTTTGTTCCAGATATTACTGTGGAAGGGATTTGCGTTTTCTTTGCAAGTGAAAGAAAATGCAGAATTTGGTTCCAGGTAAtgtgtaaagtttcttttgctaaaacaagaaaaagaaaagaaaagaataaaataatttggCTTCCGGCAACGTGTAGAATTCAATTCATGGTTGCGGTCCTTTCCTTTGCAATTTGCAGGATTTATGTCaagtataaaataaataaaatataaaaaaaataattatttaaaaaaaaaagaaaggaaaattcaTCTTAAATAGTTCCTGTCAACGTGGGTGGGAAAAACAATTGAAGAAaagtttaaataaaaaacttttaaGATGCGCCAAACACCCCTCCCACTGCTAATTGTTTATCCACAGCACTCGATTGATTAGTCCGAACAAATGCGTCATGGCTCCGTCTTGCTCCATCATCCGGCCGTGCGTCATGGCTCCGTCCTGCCCCATTATCAGTTCCCCCAGAAAAATTCAGATATGGTTCCACTGCTAATTGTTCATGTATAACACTGCCCCTGAAAAATGCGTCATCAactccccctgaaaaattctgatttgttTCCAAATCATACGAATGAGGATCCGGATTATCCATATTTTCCTTCATGACTTTGTCCCATTCTAAATGAACCCCTGTCTTCTTCACTCTCACAAAATCAACATCATGAGGCTTTACAAGAATCGATACGTGGTCACCGCCTTCCAAATGGAGCACATCGTTTGACAATTGTCCTTGCCAAAGATAATGGTCTTCAGGTTCATTTGACAATTGTCTCTGCCAAAGATAATGGTCCTCAGGTCTCCACCAACGGAAATGGTCTTCAAGTTCACTGTAAGTTTTTAAGGAGGCAAATGCTATCTTGGTGTGCAAAGCAGTTTGTTTGGTAAGATTTCTAACGATAACGCCAATAGGACCTTCAGAATCTTCAAGTTTTGGGCCAAAAACAGAATAAGAGTAAACGAAGCATATAGTCAACCCTTTTAAATCAAGACCCATGGTTTTTTGAGGAACTTCAAAGAAGACGATACCATCCACATCATTGACGATTTTGAACCACTCAGGAATATCATAAATTCCGTTCAAATAAATTCCACCAAATCCGCAAGAAGTCCATCTCTGCACACCAGAAGCAATACATTCTcatacatgcatgcatatatcATTACACGGGCAGTCagattgtgtgtgtgtgtctgtgtgtgtctgtgtgtgtgtgagagagagagagagagagagagagagagagagaaacagacaGACCGACCGACCGACCTGTAGGATGTTGTTCCTAAAATCGGCAGTCAGATTGGTGCAGCCTTCCATATGAATCCTTGTCATGGAGTTTAATGACTTATCCAAGCCTGGAACCTCAGTGAGTTTGAACGAATCATTTAGATACAATTCTCTCATATTCgacatttttgaaaaatctggAATTGTTTCCAATTCTGGGCAGTCATTTGCTTTCAGAACATACAAGTTGGTTGGTAAATCTGGGATAGCACGAAGTCTTCTGCATGCATTTAAACACAAGACCTTGAGCTTTGAAAGACCAGCGAGGCTTGGCAGGCTACAAAAGTGATTGTCTCCAAGAAGCAGATGTTCTAAGGAAATTAGGCTACATAGATCCTTAGGGATTCCATCCTCAGTTAACAAGTAGCAGCCTGCAAGACATAACGCTATTAAAGAGTTTAAGCCATGTAAGGAAAGGGGTAAAAGatggaatttcaaaattctcaCCAGATAGAGATAAAATTCTCAAGTTCTTCAATTTTACTATGGAAGATGGAATTTGTCTGATGCGCGTGTTATCTGCTTGCAAAATTGTCAATGATACCATGTCCCCTAAGCCATCAGCCAAGTTTTCAAATCTCCAACAACCATCAAGTATAAGAGTTTCAATAGACTTggatttatagaaattcagtGGGAGATCCCCTAGACAGGTGCAGCCTTCAAGATTTACCAAAGAAAGTCTTCCAAGATGCCCGATGGATGAGTGTGTTGATGTGTAACCCTTTGAGCTGAGCCAAAAATCCCCTTTGCCGCCTAATTCCATttcatttaaatgtttctgttgtttagattttttgtttttaaaaaaaaaaaaaaaaaaaaactttagttttctgcTGCTTGTAATAAGGACCCTTGGATTAGAGTCCAAGTGGCTCTTTAAGTGAGGGTTTAGATTGAGACAAGTGTAATCATCTTATAGGATGATAGTTCAATGGCTAGGATTGAGTTTTGTATTGAGGCAGTTAGAGAagaatctctcttctctctcctcaacggATATATCTCTTTTTGGCATGTAATGAAATACAGCTGACTTCATTCATTcaatttttctgttctttcaCAGAGAGCAACGTTCTCTCATTTCTCTCCCAAACACATCCAAAATCTATGAATTCTAtcatggcctcagagccaggttcgatTGATTGAGCTGGGCGTGATCTGTGAACAGAAAATCGAGCTCGATCTGAGCTATCGTTGAGCTGATTTGGAGATCGAAGTAGCGAATTCTTGCATCAAGATGTCTCATATGGCAGGATCTG
This window encodes:
- the LOC18792641 gene encoding uncharacterized protein LOC18792641, whose protein sequence is MVSLTILQADNTRIRQIPSSIVKLKNLRILSLSGCYLLTEDGIPKDLCSLISLEHLLLGDNHFCSLPSLAGLSKLKVLCLNACRRLRAIPDLPTNLYVLKANDCPELETIPDFSKMSNMRELYLNDSFKLTEVPGLDKSLNSMTRIHMEGCTNLTADFRNNILQRWTSCGFGGIYLNGIYDIPEWFKIVNDVDGIVFFEVPQKTMGLDLKGLTICFVYSYSVFGPKLEDSEGPIGVIVRNLTKQTALHTKIAFASLKTYSELEDHFRWWRPEDHYLWQRQLSNEPEDHYLWQGQLSNDVLHLEGGDHVSILVKPHDVDFVRVKKTGVHLEWDKVMKENMDNPDPHSYDLETNQNFSGGVDDAFFRGSVIHEQLAVEPYLNFSGGTDNGAGRSHDARPDDGARRSHDAFVRTNQSSAVDKQLAVGGVFGAS